A single genomic interval of Mycolicibacterium holsaticum DSM 44478 = JCM 12374 harbors:
- a CDS encoding DUF5302 domain-containing protein has product MADSPQEDDTKRKFREALERKNAKAGDGGNHKDAGAKQPRAHGPVEHRREFRRKSG; this is encoded by the coding sequence ATGGCTGACTCGCCGCAGGAAGACGACACCAAACGCAAGTTCCGCGAAGCGCTGGAACGCAAGAACGCCAAGGCGGGCGACGGCGGCAATCACAAGGACGCCGGCGCTAAGCAGCCGCGGGCGCACGGCCCGGTCGAGCATCGGCGGGAGTTCCGTCGCAAGAGCGGCTAA
- a CDS encoding MFS transporter, with protein sequence MVRSRFAFPLLAYAFAAIMLGTTVPTPMYALYAEQMDFGVVTTTVIYAMYAGGVLFALVAFGRWSDVIGRRPILLAGVVAAVASAAVFLTADSVAVLSVGRVLSGLSAGLFTGTATAAVIEAAPPSWRTRAAAVATIANIGGLGAGPLVAGLLVQYAPRPLQLSFVVHIVLALLAGAAVLLAPETSERTGRIGVQRLSVPAEVRAVFVIAAIAGFAGFAVTGLFMAVAPSFVADVAGIGNHAVAGLVASSIFLASAVTQVAVGGMEPQRAVAVGCAILIAGMVILAAALVFTSLIGLIAAGLVSGVGHGIAFSRGLAAIAERTPAERRAEVNSTYFVIGYVAISLPVIGEGLAAQTWGLRAAGVSFAVAVAVLAGICLAAILVRESRESGRAART encoded by the coding sequence GTGGTCAGGTCCCGGTTCGCCTTCCCGCTGCTGGCCTATGCGTTCGCGGCGATCATGCTCGGCACCACCGTGCCGACCCCGATGTATGCGCTGTACGCCGAGCAGATGGATTTCGGGGTGGTGACCACCACGGTCATCTACGCGATGTACGCCGGTGGTGTGCTGTTCGCGCTGGTGGCGTTCGGCCGATGGTCCGATGTCATCGGGCGACGACCGATCCTGCTTGCCGGTGTGGTGGCGGCGGTGGCCAGCGCGGCGGTGTTCCTCACGGCCGACTCGGTGGCTGTGCTCTCGGTCGGCCGGGTGTTGTCGGGGCTGTCGGCGGGGTTGTTCACCGGAACGGCGACCGCGGCGGTGATCGAAGCCGCCCCGCCGAGCTGGCGGACCAGGGCCGCGGCCGTCGCGACCATCGCCAACATCGGCGGGTTGGGCGCCGGACCGCTGGTGGCCGGCCTGTTGGTGCAGTACGCGCCGCGGCCGTTGCAGCTGAGCTTCGTGGTGCACATCGTGCTCGCGCTGCTGGCGGGCGCCGCCGTGCTGCTCGCGCCCGAGACGTCGGAGCGCACCGGCCGGATCGGGGTGCAACGGTTGTCCGTGCCCGCCGAGGTGCGCGCGGTGTTCGTCATCGCCGCGATCGCAGGCTTCGCGGGCTTCGCGGTGACCGGGCTGTTCATGGCGGTGGCGCCGTCCTTTGTCGCCGACGTCGCAGGCATCGGCAACCACGCCGTGGCCGGTCTGGTCGCCAGCTCGATCTTCCTCGCGTCGGCGGTGACCCAGGTGGCTGTCGGCGGCATGGAGCCGCAGCGAGCGGTCGCGGTCGGCTGCGCGATACTCATCGCGGGTATGGTGATTCTGGCTGCGGCGCTTGTCTTTACGTCACTTATCGGGCTGATCGCCGCCGGGCTGGTATCCGGTGTCGGACACGGCATCGCGTTCAGCCGCGGCCTCGCGGCGATCGCCGAGCGAACCCCGGCCGAACGTCGCGCCGAGGTGAACTCGACCTATTTCGTCATCGGCTACGTCGCGATCTCGCTGCCCGTGATCGGCGAGGGACTGGCCGCCCAAACGTGGGGATTGCGCGCCGCGGGGGTGAGCTTTGCGGTCGCGGTCGCGGTGCTCGCGGGTATCTGCCTGGCCGCGATCCTGGTGCGCGAGTCGCGGGAATCGGGTCGCGCCGCACGGACTTGA
- a CDS encoding solute symporter family protein produces the protein MSAELLAQDGAVGNPATNIGIFALFVAVTLYIVVRASKRNATATEFFTAGRAFTGPQNGIAISGDYLSAASFLGIAGAIAVYGYDGFLYSIGFLVAWLVALLLVAELLRNAGKFTMADVLSFRLKQRPVRMAAAITTLAVCLFYLLAQMAGAGGLVALLLDVSSDFGQAVVIAVVGVLMILYVLIGGMKGTTWVQIIKAVLLIGGAALMTVMVLTKFGVNLSEILGAAQSAVSASGNEAVASRDVLAPGAQYGASLTSQINFISLALALVLGTAGLPHVLMRFYTVPSAKEARRSVVWAIWLIGAFYLFTLALGYGAAALVGPDVILAAPGAQNSAAPLLAFELGGVVLLSVISAVAFATILAVVAGLTITAATSFAHDIYANVLRRPEGKEAVSESEQVRVSRITVVVLGILAIGLGVLAAEQNIAFLVALAFAIAAAANLPTILYSLYWPRFNTRGALWSMYGGLVSTIVLIVFSPAVSGAKTAMLASVDFAWFPLANPGIVSIPLAFALGIIGTLTSPDRGDPEINAEFEVRALTGVGAEKAVTH, from the coding sequence ATGAGCGCCGAACTGCTGGCCCAGGACGGAGCCGTCGGCAACCCCGCCACCAACATCGGCATCTTCGCGCTGTTCGTCGCCGTGACGCTGTACATCGTGGTCCGGGCGAGTAAACGCAACGCCACCGCCACGGAGTTCTTCACCGCGGGCCGGGCGTTCACCGGGCCGCAGAACGGCATCGCGATCTCCGGCGACTACCTGTCGGCGGCCAGCTTCCTCGGCATCGCCGGAGCTATCGCGGTGTACGGCTACGACGGCTTCCTCTACTCCATCGGTTTCCTGGTCGCCTGGCTGGTGGCACTGCTTCTGGTGGCCGAATTGCTGCGCAACGCAGGCAAATTCACCATGGCCGACGTGCTCAGCTTCCGGCTCAAACAACGGCCCGTGCGGATGGCCGCGGCCATCACCACCCTGGCCGTCTGTCTGTTCTATCTGCTGGCGCAGATGGCGGGCGCAGGCGGGTTGGTGGCGCTGCTGCTCGACGTGTCCAGCGACTTCGGCCAGGCCGTGGTGATCGCCGTCGTCGGCGTGCTGATGATCCTCTACGTGCTCATCGGCGGGATGAAGGGCACCACCTGGGTGCAGATCATCAAGGCCGTCCTGCTGATCGGGGGCGCCGCGCTGATGACGGTGATGGTGCTGACCAAGTTCGGGGTGAACCTCTCCGAGATTCTGGGCGCCGCCCAGTCGGCGGTGTCGGCGTCGGGCAACGAGGCCGTCGCCAGCCGCGACGTGCTGGCCCCCGGCGCCCAGTACGGCGCCTCGCTGACGTCGCAGATCAACTTCATCTCGCTGGCGCTGGCCCTGGTGCTCGGCACGGCCGGCCTACCGCACGTGTTGATGCGCTTCTACACGGTGCCGTCGGCGAAAGAGGCGCGCCGCTCGGTGGTGTGGGCGATCTGGTTGATCGGGGCGTTCTATCTGTTCACCCTGGCCCTGGGCTACGGCGCGGCGGCGCTGGTCGGGCCCGACGTCATCCTGGCGGCCCCGGGCGCGCAGAACTCGGCCGCGCCGCTGCTGGCCTTCGAACTGGGCGGGGTGGTCCTGCTCAGCGTCATCTCGGCGGTCGCGTTCGCCACGATCCTGGCGGTGGTCGCCGGGCTGACGATCACGGCCGCGACGTCGTTCGCGCACGACATCTACGCCAACGTGCTGCGCCGGCCCGAGGGGAAGGAGGCGGTCTCGGAGAGTGAGCAGGTCCGGGTTTCGCGTATCACCGTGGTGGTGCTGGGCATCCTGGCGATCGGCCTCGGTGTGCTGGCCGCCGAACAGAACATCGCGTTCCTGGTGGCGCTGGCGTTCGCGATCGCCGCCGCGGCCAACCTGCCGACGATCCTGTACTCGCTGTACTGGCCGCGGTTCAACACCCGCGGCGCGCTGTGGAGCATGTACGGCGGGTTGGTCTCGACCATCGTGTTGATCGTCTTCTCCCCCGCGGTGTCAGGCGCCAAGACGGCGATGCTCGCCAGCGTGGACTTCGCCTGGTTCCCGCTGGCCAACCCCGGCATCGTGTCGATTCCGCTGGCGTTCGCGCTCGGCATCATCGGCACGCTCACCTCGCCGGACCGCGGCGATCCGGAGATCAACGCCGAGTTCGAGGTTCGCGCGCTGACCGGCGTCGGCGCGGAGAAGGCGGTGACGCACTAG
- a CDS encoding DUF485 domain-containing protein, which translates to MSETHRSRVAPVSGQEYLAVQASPEFQDLRSRLRRFVFPMSALFLTWYSAYVLLGAFAHDFMAIKVWGNINVGLLIGLGQFVSTFLITWLYVRFANRELDPRAEAIAAELDGRAA; encoded by the coding sequence TTGTCCGAGACTCATCGTTCGCGAGTAGCACCGGTCAGCGGTCAGGAATACCTGGCTGTCCAGGCCAGCCCCGAGTTTCAGGACTTACGAAGTAGGCTGCGCCGCTTCGTCTTCCCGATGAGCGCACTGTTTCTCACCTGGTATTCGGCCTACGTGCTGCTGGGTGCGTTCGCCCATGACTTCATGGCGATCAAAGTGTGGGGCAACATCAACGTCGGCCTGCTGATCGGGTTGGGCCAGTTCGTGTCGACGTTCCTCATCACCTGGCTCTACGTCCGATTCGCCAACCGCGAGCTCGACCCGCGGGCCGAGGCGATCGCCGCCGAACTCGACGGCCGCGCCGCATGA
- a CDS encoding HhH-GPD-type base excision DNA repair protein, whose protein sequence is MAKLQLVQDPAADALLESNPFALLVGMLLDQQYPMEAAFAGPKKIADRMCGHLDPNAIAEYDPEKFAAMCSKTPAIHRFPGSMAKRIQALAQLVVDRYDGDAAALWTAGDPDGAEVLSRLKSLPGFGEQKAKIFLALLGKQYGVTPQGWRKAAGDYGRAGSYLSIADVVDAGSLEKVRTAKKQAKAAAKVAKG, encoded by the coding sequence GTGGCGAAACTGCAGCTAGTTCAAGATCCTGCGGCCGACGCGCTGCTGGAGTCCAACCCGTTTGCGCTGCTGGTCGGCATGCTGCTCGACCAGCAGTACCCGATGGAGGCGGCGTTCGCCGGTCCGAAGAAGATCGCCGACCGCATGTGCGGGCACCTCGACCCGAACGCGATCGCCGAGTACGACCCCGAGAAGTTCGCCGCGATGTGCTCGAAAACCCCTGCCATACATCGCTTTCCGGGGTCGATGGCCAAACGGATCCAGGCGCTGGCGCAACTGGTCGTCGACCGCTACGACGGTGACGCGGCCGCGCTGTGGACGGCGGGCGATCCCGACGGTGCCGAGGTACTGAGCCGGCTCAAGAGCCTGCCGGGCTTCGGCGAGCAGAAGGCGAAGATCTTTCTGGCGCTGCTGGGCAAGCAATACGGTGTGACGCCGCAGGGCTGGCGCAAGGCCGCGGGCGATTACGGCAGAGCCGGGTCGTACCTGTCGATCGCCGACGTCGTCGACGCCGGCTCGCTGGAGAAGGTGCGCACCGCCAAGAAGCAGGCCAAGGCCGCCGCGAAGGTCGCAAAGGGCTGA
- a CDS encoding recombinase family protein, whose amino-acid sequence MTCTLGYATASTVGQNLEGQLAALSDAGVDPRRVFTDTLSDSADRIRAGLHAMLSYARAGDTIVVVALDRLGVSTAEVTRTIANLTDRGIRLRTLREGLDTGTTTGRVVASIIATLAALDSETAHRS is encoded by the coding sequence GTGACCTGCACGCTGGGCTACGCCACAGCAAGCACCGTCGGGCAGAACCTCGAAGGTCAGCTCGCGGCGCTCAGCGACGCGGGCGTCGATCCCCGCCGGGTGTTCACTGACACGTTGTCCGATTCGGCCGACCGCATCCGCGCCGGTCTGCACGCCATGTTGAGCTACGCCCGCGCCGGGGACACCATCGTCGTCGTCGCGCTGGACCGGCTGGGCGTGTCGACCGCCGAGGTGACCCGCACGATCGCCAACCTCACCGACCGCGGGATCAGGTTGCGCACCCTTCGGGAGGGGTTGGACACCGGCACCACGACCGGACGCGTGGTGGCCAGCATCATCGCCACGCTGGCCGCGCTGGACTCCGAAACTGCGCACAGATCGTGA
- a CDS encoding nitroreductase family protein — MDLYNVMRSTFAVREFTGDPLPDHVLVRILDNARFAPSGGNRQGNRVIAVRDHQTRESLIECTIPGTKRYIAQLRNGESPWNPLQPTAVDEETIAAVEVPTASPLRGADVVLVVCVDLGVVAAFDQHLDRVGLIAGASVYPFVWNILLAARNEGYGGVLTTAAVAQEPRVRELLAIPDHYAVAALLPLGKPTRQLTKLSRRPVSEIATKERFDGEPLRA; from the coding sequence ATGGACCTCTATAACGTCATGCGATCCACGTTCGCCGTCCGGGAGTTCACCGGCGATCCGCTGCCCGACCACGTGCTCGTCCGCATTCTGGACAACGCGCGGTTCGCGCCCAGCGGGGGCAACCGGCAGGGCAACCGCGTCATCGCCGTGCGCGACCACCAGACCCGCGAATCGCTGATCGAATGCACGATTCCGGGGACCAAGCGCTACATCGCCCAGCTGCGAAACGGTGAGAGCCCGTGGAACCCGTTGCAGCCGACCGCTGTTGACGAGGAGACGATCGCCGCGGTCGAGGTGCCGACGGCGTCGCCGTTGCGCGGGGCCGACGTGGTGCTGGTGGTCTGCGTCGACCTCGGTGTGGTCGCGGCGTTCGACCAGCACCTGGACCGCGTCGGCCTGATCGCAGGCGCATCGGTGTATCCGTTCGTCTGGAACATCCTGCTGGCGGCGCGCAACGAGGGTTACGGCGGCGTTCTCACCACCGCGGCGGTGGCGCAGGAACCACGCGTGCGCGAGCTGCTCGCCATTCCCGACCATTACGCGGTCGCCGCGCTGCTGCCCCTCGGCAAGCCGACGCGCCAGCTCACCAAGCTCAGCCGCAGGCCGGTGTCGGAGATCGCCACCAAGGAGCGCTTCGACGGGGAACCACTGCGCGCTTAG
- a CDS encoding DUF1059 domain-containing protein has protein sequence MKTHLNCPCGEAITGKDEDDLVEKAQAHLSEMHPGRDYDRDAILFMAY, from the coding sequence ATGAAGACGCATCTGAACTGCCCGTGCGGCGAAGCGATCACCGGCAAGGACGAGGACGATCTGGTCGAGAAGGCGCAGGCGCACCTTTCCGAGATGCACCCCGGCCGCGATTACGACCGGGACGCCATCCTCTTCATGGCCTACTGA
- a CDS encoding Rv1157c family protein — protein MSSRTTFVTVAAALGSSATLLLGSVAGVANAQPAPPPPIDGLQAPGLSAVQSIGPAIQQAAADPTNAASTLMAAAAVFAGDAVVPADSRNVATAVNQFVAHVPAPGAVPGAQAHLPAGIDPAHAVGPVPAAAEAPAPAPTPLAAPVPAPAPEAAPAPAPAPEAAPAAASGPAPAPAPEAAPAPAPGPAFGPDAPPTQDFMYPSISNNCLKDGGNVLATAISVAGPAKIPTPGPGPGQTAYVFTAVGTPGPAAKQELPLNVTWVNLSTGKSGSATLTPRSDINPEGPTTLTAIVDTGPGSIISTIFGQVTTTEKQCQFMPTIGSTVVP, from the coding sequence ATGTCATCTAGGACAACGTTCGTCACCGTCGCCGCCGCGCTCGGCTCATCGGCCACGCTGCTGCTTGGCAGCGTGGCCGGTGTGGCCAACGCCCAACCCGCACCGCCCCCGCCGATCGACGGACTGCAGGCGCCCGGCCTGTCGGCGGTGCAGAGCATCGGCCCGGCCATTCAGCAGGCCGCCGCCGATCCGACCAACGCCGCGTCGACGTTGATGGCCGCGGCCGCGGTGTTCGCCGGCGACGCCGTGGTTCCGGCCGATTCCCGAAATGTCGCGACGGCGGTCAACCAGTTCGTCGCGCATGTTCCGGCCCCCGGCGCAGTACCCGGCGCCCAGGCGCATCTGCCCGCAGGCATCGACCCCGCACACGCGGTCGGGCCGGTGCCTGCCGCCGCCGAGGCGCCCGCGCCTGCTCCGACGCCGCTGGCCGCACCCGTACCTGCGCCCGCGCCGGAAGCCGCGCCCGCACCCGCACCCGCGCCGGAAGCCGCACCCGCGGCGGCGTCGGGTCCCGCACCTGCGCCCGCGCCGGAAGCCGCACCCGCACCCGCTCCGGGTCCGGCGTTCGGTCCGGACGCACCGCCGACGCAGGACTTCATGTACCCGTCGATCAGCAACAACTGCCTGAAGGACGGCGGCAACGTGCTGGCCACCGCCATCTCGGTGGCCGGTCCGGCCAAGATTCCGACGCCAGGTCCGGGGCCGGGCCAGACCGCCTACGTGTTCACCGCGGTCGGCACGCCGGGACCCGCGGCCAAGCAGGAGCTGCCGCTGAACGTCACCTGGGTGAACCTCAGCACCGGCAAGTCGGGCAGCGCCACGCTCACGCCGCGTTCGGACATCAACCCGGAGGGCCCGACCACGCTGACCGCGATCGTCGACACCGGCCCGGGCAGCATCATCTCGACGATCTTCGGCCAGGTCACCACCACCGAGAAGCAGTGTCAGTTCATGCCGACCATCGGCTCAACGGTCGTGCCGTAG